A window from Citrus sinensis cultivar Valencia sweet orange chromosome 3, DVS_A1.0, whole genome shotgun sequence encodes these proteins:
- the LOC102627226 gene encoding U-box domain-containing protein 33, which translates to MALVSSVPAIAQGVDSVRCPDIQMAGITSSRRGIVEEPVASVIEDKIYVAVAKQVKESKSVLLWALQNSGGKRICIIHVHTPAQMIPVMGTKFPASSLEEEKVQAYREIERQDMHNHLDMCLLICRQMGVRAEKLDTESESTEKGILELISHYGIRKLVMGAAADKHYKKKMMDLKSKKAISVRQQAPASCHIWFICNGNLIYTREGSLDGIDPEISSPSFQASHNTENRHPNCLRSQSVVLRHNRPMKLTNPVQDLFHRVRSMNFDRNVGNVMTSQDSIGGLSSPASRSDAEVSSDECTTGRSTSQGSLSSCSSRGVIDVAMIPLIRTEGVSTLPPSKEDLQSSPPSVLDGSVDDNLYDQLAQAMAEAENSRREAFEEALRRGKAEKDAIESIRRAKASESLYAEELKRRKEFEEALANGKLELERMKKQHDEVMEELQIALDQKSLLESQIAESDQTAKELEQKIISAVELLQNYKKEQDELQMERDKAVKEAEELRKSRKEASSSSHMPQFFSDFSFSEIEGATHNFDPSLKIGEGGYGSIYKGLLRHMQVAIKMLHPHSLQGPSEFQQEIDILSKIRHPNLVTLVGACPEVWTLVYEYLPNGSLEDRLSCKDNSPPLSWQTRIRIATELCSVLIFLHSCKPHSIVHGDLKPANILLDANFVSKLSDFGISRFLSQNEISSNNTTLCCRTDPKGTFAYMDPEFLASGELTPKSDVYSFGIILLRLLTGRPALGITKEVQYALDTGKLKNLLDPLAGDWPFVQAEQLANLAMRCCEMSRKSRPELGKDVWRVLEPMRASCGGSTSYRLGSEERCEPPPYFTCPIFQEVMQDPHVAADGFTYEAEALKGWLDSGHETSPMTNLPLAHKNLVPNLALRSAIQEWLQQH; encoded by the exons atggcTTTGGTGAGTAGTGTACCAGCGATTGCACAAGGGGTTGATTCAGTAAGGTGTCCTGACATTCAGATGGCTGGAATCACGTCCAGCAGAAGAGGGATTGTGGAGGAACCGGTGGCAAGTGTGATTGAAGATAAGATTTATGTTGCGGTTGCAAAACAAGTGAAAGAAAGCAAATCAGTTCTGTTATGGGCACTGCAGAATTCTGGAGGGAAGAGAATTTGCATCATTCATGTTCACACGCCCGCACAAATGATTCCAGTCA TGGGCACAAAGTTTCCAGCAAGCTCCCTTGAAGAGGAGAAAGTTCAGGCATACAGGGAAATTGAAAGACAAGACATGCATAACCACCTAGACATGTGCCTTCTCATCTGTCGGCAAATGGGA GTGCGTGCAGAGAAACTAGATACTGAATCTGAGTCTACTGAAAAGGGGATTCTTGAGTTAATCTCTCACTATGGGATCAGGAAGCTTGTTATGGGAGCAGCAGCAGACAAACACTACAAGAA GAAAATGATGGACCTCAAGTCAAAGAAGGCCATTTCTGTGCGCCAACAAGCACCTGCTTCTTGTCACATTTGGTTTATTTGCAATGGCAACCTTATCTACACGAG GGAAGGTAGCTTGGATGGAATTGATCCAGAGATTTCATCTCCATCATTTCAAGCAAGTCATAACACTGAAAACAGACATCCAAATTGCTTGAGATCTCAATCTGTTGTGCTGAGGCACAATAGACCTATGAAGCTGACCAATCCAGTTCAAGATCTATTCCACAGAGTAAGATCTATGAATTTTGACAGAAATGTGGGGAACGTAATGACTTCTCAAGATAGTATTGGAGGGCTGTCATCTCCAGCAAGCAGGTCCGATGCAGAAGTTAGTTCTGATGAATGTACAACAGGGAGAAGTACTTCTCAGGGCTCTCTCTCATCATGCTCTTCCAGAGGAGTGATTGATGTTGCTATGATTCCACTAATCAGGACTGAGGGAGTGAGCACACTGCCTCCATCGAAAGAGGATCTACAATCATCACCTCCCAGTGTACTG GATGGAAGCGTAGATGATAACCTTTATGATCAGCTTGCACAAGCAATGGCCGAGGCTGAAAATTCAAGGCGAGAAGCATTTGAAGAGGCTCTCAGGCGTGGGAAGGCTGAAAAAGATGCCATTGAGTCCATTCGCAGG GCTAAAGCATCTGAAAGCTTGTATGCCGAGGAGTTAAAACGAAGGAAGGAATTCGAGGAGGCACTGGCAAACGGAAAGCTGGAACTTGAAAGGATGAAGAAACAGCATGATGAAGTCATGGAAGAACTTCAAATTGCTCTGGATCAGAAATCATTGCTGGAGAGCCAAATTGCAGAATCCGATCAGACCGCAAAGGAGCTGGAGCAGAAAATTATCTCTGCTGTTGAACTTCTGCAGAATTACAAAAAAGAACAAGATGAATTGCAGATGGAGCGTGACAAAGCTGTCAAAGAAGCTGAGGAACTGAGGAAAAGTCGAAAAGAGGCCTCAAGCAGCAGCCACATGCCTCAGTTTTTCTCTGATTTCTCTTTTTCAGAGATTGAGGGAGCAACTCATAACTTTGATCCTTCCCTGAAGATTGGGGAAGGAGGATATGGGAGCATTTACAAAGGTCTCCTGCGACATATGCAAGTGGCTATTAAGATGTTGCACCCTCATAGCTTGCAAGGACCCTCTGAATTTCAACAGGAG ATTGATATTCTGAGTAAGATAAGACATCCAAATCTTGTAACTCTTGTTGGAGCCTGTCCAGAAGTGTGGACTCTCGTCTACGAGTATCTGCCCAATGGCAGCCTTGAAGACCGACTCAGCTGCAAGGATAACTCTCCCCCTTTATCCTGGCAAACTCGAATCCGCATTGCCACTGAGCTATGCTCTGTCCTTATCTTTCTCCATTCTTGTAAACCTCACAGCATTGTGCATGGTGATTTGAAACCTGCCAATATTCTTCTTGATGCTAACTTTGTTAGCAAACTTAGTGACTTTGGTATCTCTCGCTTTCTATctcaaaatgaaatttcaagtAACAACACAACACTGTGTTGTAGGACTGACCCTAAGGGTACATTTGCGTATATGGATCCAGAGTTTCTGGCATCAGGGGAACTTACTCCGAAGTCAGATGTTTACTCATTTGGGATTATTTTATTGCGCTTGTTGACTGGGAGACCAGCTTTGGGGATAACAAAGGAAGTGCAGTATGCATTAGATACAGGAAAACTGAAAAACCTATTGGATCCTTTGGCGGGAGACTGGCCGTTTGTCCAAGCAGAGCAGTTGGCTAACTTGGCCATGAGATGTTGTGAGATGAGCCGAAAGAGTCGGCCAGAACTTGGAAAAGATGTGTGGAGGGTACTTGAACCAATGAGGGCTTCATGCGGAGGATCAACATCATACCGATTGGGTTCTGAAGAGCGCTGCGAGCCACCTCCATATTTTACCTGTCCCATTTTCCAG GAAGTAATGCAGGATCCACATGTAGCAGCGGATGGTTTTACATATGAAGCAGAAGCATTGAAAGGATGGCTTGACAGCGGCCACGAGACTTCGCCCATGACAAACCTTCCACTTGCTCACAAAAATCTCGTCCCCAACCTTGCTCTTCGTTCAGCAATTCAAGAGTGGCTGCAACAACATTGA
- the LOC127900943 gene encoding putative recombination initiation defects 3 yields the protein MKLKINKATDLSSISVLPPHARRSFGPQPSQLRSQPSQSQQSFSQGPSSQLGMFSQLSQSSLDEVLTNEQRVSSQERENTVKKFSCLPPGSYTREDSQTPIRCSTNVVRKWNPASAPDQRCQVSEELERRLGLMETSLNRIGINLDSVQSDIMQVNRGSKEILLEVEGISQKLIVQDTSLQLMNKGQEDIKTGLDGGLKSLSDQLGKDIYEDKFKEIFLELSSLPKKIEASLLKLQNELFSFLTEQMKAMACDLKSPTQKAIASSMKSPIQESNLATFPSKKRHGHPATFVPSKKPRGRPVSSQKKLRAPKNPAVPPEANVPEIQVANVDMGGWTFVKKELATLKKGMASEKRKQKGVSCVGQAKECIITIDSDEDINGGFSCLINEKETGNKNKLIHDEKEATERILRKARRRKRKYDNAIIIN from the exons ATGAAGTTGAAGATCAACAAAGCCACCGATCTCAGCTCTATCTCTGTCCTTCCTCCTCACGCAAG GAGATCATTTGGACCACAACCATCACAGCTTCGGTCACAACCGTCGCAGTCGCAGCAATCATTTTCGCAGGGACCATCATCTCAGCTTGGCATGTTTTCTCAGCTTTCTCAATCCTCTCTTGATGAAGTTTTGACAAATGAACAG AGAGTAAGTTCTCAAGAACGAGAAAACACTGTGAAGAAGTTTTCTTGCTTGCCCCCAGGAAGTTATACAAGAGAAGACAGCCAAACTCCAATAAGATGTTCCACAAATGTTGTGCGCAAATGGAATCCTGCTTCTGCTCCAGACCAGAGAT GTCAGGTTAGTGAGGAACTTGAACGTCGGCTTGGCTTGATGGAAACTTCACTCAACAGGATTGGAATAAACTTGGATTCTGTTCAGAGTGACATCATGCAAGTGAATAGAGGATCCAAAGAAATATTGCTGGAGG TGGAAGGCATTTCCCAGAAGTTGATAGTCCAAGATACATCACTGCAGCTGATG AACAAGGGACAAGAAGACATCAAAACCGGCCTTGATGGTGGCCTGAAATCTCTATCTGATCAACTGGGGAAGGACATATATGAAGACAAGTTTAAGGAGATTTTCTTGGAGCTATCCTCCTTGCCAAAAAAGATAGAAGCTTCACTACTGAAATTGCAGAATGAGCTTTTCAGCTTCCTAACAGAACAAATGAAG GCAATGGCTTGTGACCTGAAGAGCCCCACCCAGAAG GCAATCGCTTCCAGCATGAAGAGCCCCATCCAAGAGAGTAACCTGGCCACTTTTCCCTCAAAAAAG CGTCATGGCCATCCTGCTACTTTTGTTCCGTCAAAAAAG CCTCGTGGCCGCCCTGTTTCTTCTCAGAAAAAGCTAAGGGCCCCTAAGAA TCCAGCTGTGCCTCCAGAGGCCAATGTGCCAGAAATTCAAGTCGCTAATGTGGATATGGGAGGTTGGACTTTTGTTAAAAAGGAGCTTGCTACTCTCAAAAAGGGGATGGCCTCCGAGAAGCGAAAACAGAAAGGAGTTTCTTGCGTTGGACAG GCAAAAGAATGTATAATTACGATTGATTCAGATGAGGATATTAATGGAGGTTTTTCCTGCTTGATTAATGAGAAGGAAACAG gcaataaaaataagttgatACATGATGAGAAGGAAGCGACTGAAAGGATTTTGAGAAAAGCAAGGAGGCGAAAGAGAAAGTATGATAAtgctataattattaattga